In the genome of Leeuwenhoekiella sp. MAR_2009_132, one region contains:
- the porU gene encoding type IX secretion system sortase PorU produces the protein MRIFILYVVLLFAFCAVFAQNKEFVINWSESVNVSTQARPKSVTGFEPEFFSYSPVRGIKYHNRWKMNMSASPASVNFIPVSTKIISKQDLKDLDINTITEDFQFKSGISTARGETYFEFDFSPIFYENKILKRIESFRIEYSEQRLKSNRSAVLQETKNSVLASGAIYKFYVEKTGIYKLDKSFLESLGMNVNAINPQNLKIYGNGGAMLPLRNADNLLFDPQENTIKVVGEDDSRFDDTDYILFYAEGSQGFNAESLTHINAYADRTSYFITASGGSGLRIKEMQQPAAIADVVINTFDDYQYHELDEQNLLNLGRRWFGERFDIENEQSFEFNFPNRVTTTPVNLRLYTAAISESPTSFTVNLNGNGIATLNIQAINESILARDASYNSFFTPVSNPPVLVDGDQLNLTLNYNNNGNPSGTGFLDFIAIGAERRLAGTGVQLAFSKNSTANTLGVGRFELSNASEFSEIWDVTNKTAITSIVNAESASNFSFKAQLGVQHKYVALNPQDFYLPLRDNGNSLVQNQNIKGTIFQGSGGFRDVDYLIITSELLRPQAERLATHNRNYRNLNVKVLTLDAIYNEFNSGNADIGAIRNLVRYVYDNASSVDTRLKYLCLFGDTSFDYKDRIANNNNIVPTFNTYHSFSQSQSYMSDDYFGSLDLNEGVIENGSPAGNGGADRLDVAVGRILADTPQLANAVVDKIIRYDSQAALGRWRNNFVLVSDDVDLPWEFAELESTIDALGDQIQIEKPFINVKKIHSDSYQQQSSAGGNRYPEVNEAISNELEVGALVMAYLGHGGENTLASEFIFTRENAQNLNNTDKLPVIVTVTCEFTRFDNPNRTAAGEELFWNSDGGAVGLVATTREISVRLGVAFNRQLTSDLFSFGTNEIKSVAENLRETKNQINDDNRRVIFYIGDPAMKLAFAKPNIRLTTINDIPVTQQTDTLKALSRIKMSGEVVDVSGNRIEDYTGDLATTIYDKYVNRQTLGNDGTTDEAGNLLILDFKTLGAILYRGQASVKNGMFTFDFVVPKDATIPLGNGRVNFYSKRDAGLEDQAGVDQRILVGGLNENAPEDNEGPLINLYMNDEGFVNGGITNISPTLLVKLEDINGINTASGIGHDLIAILDGDEENPILLNDFYESDTDNFNLGRALRKLRDLEPGLHTVTVIAWDTYNNSSTADLQFIVAGDDELKLENVLNYPNPFVNYTEFWFNHNRPYEPLEVQVQIFTISGKVVKTINQIVSTTGFLSRELTWDGLDDFGQKIGKGVYVYKITVKSTLTNKKVEKFEKLVIL, from the coding sequence ATGAGAATTTTTATACTGTATGTCGTTTTGCTTTTTGCATTTTGTGCTGTATTTGCGCAGAATAAAGAGTTTGTTATAAACTGGAGCGAATCTGTAAATGTTTCTACTCAAGCAAGGCCAAAATCTGTAACTGGTTTTGAGCCTGAATTTTTCAGTTATTCACCTGTTAGAGGTATTAAATATCATAATAGATGGAAAATGAATATGAGTGCGTCTCCAGCTTCAGTGAATTTTATTCCAGTTTCAACAAAAATAATAAGCAAGCAAGATTTAAAGGATTTAGATATAAATACGATCACTGAAGACTTTCAATTTAAGTCAGGCATTTCTACTGCTCGGGGAGAAACATATTTTGAATTTGATTTTTCACCTATATTTTACGAGAATAAGATTTTAAAACGTATTGAGTCATTTAGAATAGAATATAGTGAACAACGTCTTAAATCAAATCGTTCTGCAGTTCTACAAGAAACTAAAAATTCTGTGCTTGCTTCTGGAGCTATTTATAAATTCTATGTAGAGAAAACCGGAATTTATAAACTCGATAAAAGTTTTCTGGAGTCATTGGGAATGAATGTTAATGCAATCAATCCGCAAAATTTAAAAATTTATGGAAACGGTGGTGCTATGTTACCCTTACGTAATGCAGATAATTTGTTGTTTGACCCACAGGAAAATACCATTAAGGTTGTAGGAGAAGATGATTCCCGTTTTGATGATACAGACTATATATTATTTTACGCCGAAGGCTCACAGGGTTTTAATGCTGAAAGTCTAACGCATATTAATGCCTATGCAGATAGAACTTCTTATTTTATTACCGCTTCTGGAGGTTCTGGTTTGCGTATAAAAGAAATGCAACAACCTGCTGCGATTGCAGATGTTGTGATTAACACATTTGATGATTACCAATACCACGAGTTAGACGAGCAAAATTTACTCAATCTCGGCAGACGCTGGTTTGGGGAGCGTTTTGATATTGAAAATGAACAAAGTTTTGAGTTTAATTTTCCGAATAGAGTTACAACAACCCCAGTAAATCTTAGACTTTATACCGCTGCGATTTCAGAATCACCTACGTCTTTTACGGTAAACTTAAACGGGAATGGAATTGCCACGTTAAATATACAAGCTATTAATGAGTCTATTTTAGCGCGTGATGCTTCATATAATAGTTTTTTTACTCCCGTATCAAACCCGCCTGTCCTTGTAGATGGAGATCAATTGAATCTAACGCTTAATTATAATAACAACGGCAATCCTTCGGGAACGGGGTTTCTAGATTTTATAGCGATAGGAGCAGAGCGAAGATTAGCAGGAACCGGAGTTCAATTGGCTTTTTCAAAAAATAGTACGGCAAATACATTAGGAGTAGGTCGCTTTGAATTAAGTAATGCTTCCGAATTTTCTGAAATTTGGGATGTTACTAATAAAACAGCCATAACTTCAATAGTAAATGCAGAAAGTGCTTCAAATTTTAGTTTTAAGGCGCAGCTGGGTGTGCAGCATAAGTATGTAGCGCTTAACCCTCAGGATTTTTATCTTCCGCTACGCGATAATGGAAATTCGTTAGTGCAAAATCAAAATATTAAAGGCACGATCTTTCAGGGTAGTGGTGGTTTTCGAGATGTAGATTATTTAATAATTACATCAGAACTCTTACGGCCGCAGGCAGAGCGTTTAGCAACTCACAACAGAAATTATAGAAATTTAAATGTTAAAGTACTCACGCTAGATGCGATTTATAACGAGTTTAATTCTGGAAATGCAGATATAGGAGCCATACGTAATTTAGTGCGCTATGTGTATGATAATGCTTCGTCAGTAGATACCCGTCTTAAATATTTATGCCTTTTTGGGGATACTTCTTTTGATTATAAAGATCGTATTGCAAATAATAACAATATAGTCCCCACATTTAATACGTATCACAGCTTCTCGCAGTCGCAGTCGTATATGAGCGATGATTATTTTGGTTCACTAGATCTTAACGAGGGAGTTATTGAGAATGGAAGTCCCGCTGGTAATGGCGGAGCAGATCGTCTTGATGTGGCGGTGGGAAGAATTTTAGCAGATACACCACAACTTGCAAATGCTGTTGTTGATAAAATAATACGATACGATTCACAGGCTGCTTTAGGAAGGTGGCGCAATAATTTTGTGTTAGTAAGTGATGATGTTGACTTACCCTGGGAGTTTGCAGAATTAGAATCTACAATTGATGCCCTTGGAGATCAGATTCAGATTGAGAAACCATTTATAAATGTAAAAAAAATACACAGTGACAGTTATCAGCAGCAGTCATCAGCTGGTGGCAACAGATATCCCGAGGTCAATGAGGCGATCTCAAACGAACTAGAGGTAGGTGCATTAGTTATGGCGTATCTGGGTCATGGTGGCGAAAATACGCTGGCTTCAGAATTTATTTTCACGCGTGAAAATGCTCAGAATTTAAATAATACAGATAAGCTTCCGGTAATTGTAACGGTAACGTGTGAGTTTACCCGTTTTGATAATCCTAATCGTACGGCGGCGGGAGAAGAATTATTCTGGAACTCTGATGGTGGAGCGGTGGGCCTTGTAGCAACTACACGAGAAATTTCTGTGAGGTTGGGTGTTGCTTTTAACAGGCAACTTACTTCAGACCTATTTTCCTTTGGTACAAATGAAATAAAAAGTGTTGCCGAAAATCTGAGAGAGACTAAAAATCAAATAAATGACGATAACCGCCGGGTGATTTTCTATATAGGAGACCCCGCGATGAAATTAGCTTTTGCTAAGCCTAATATTAGACTTACGACGATAAATGATATTCCGGTAACTCAGCAGACAGACACTTTGAAAGCCTTGAGTCGTATAAAGATGAGCGGGGAGGTGGTTGACGTTTCGGGCAATCGTATAGAAGATTACACCGGTGATCTGGCAACTACTATTTATGACAAGTATGTAAACAGGCAGACACTGGGTAACGACGGTACAACAGATGAAGCCGGAAATTTATTAATTCTAGATTTTAAAACATTAGGGGCTATTTTATACAGAGGGCAGGCGAGTGTGAAGAACGGAATGTTTACGTTTGATTTTGTGGTTCCTAAAGATGCTACAATACCCTTGGGAAATGGGCGGGTTAATTTTTACAGCAAACGTGATGCAGGACTAGAAGATCAGGCAGGTGTAGATCAACGAATACTTGTAGGTGGCTTAAATGAGAATGCGCCTGAAGACAACGAGGGGCCTTTGATTAATTTGTATATGAATGATGAAGGCTTTGTAAATGGGGGCATTACAAATATATCACCTACACTTTTAGTTAAGTTGGAAGATATAAATGGTATCAATACCGCAAGCGGAATAGGACATGATTTAATAGCGATTTTAGATGGTGACGAAGAAAACCCCATCCTTCTTAATGATTTTTATGAGAGTGATACAGATAACTTTAATTTAGGTAGAGCGCTACGTAAACTTAGAGATTTAGAGCCTGGATTGCATACCGTTACGGTTATAGCCTGGGATACCTATAACAATTCATCAACAGCAGATTTACAATTTATTGTTGCGGGTGATGATGAATTGAAATTAGAAAATGTACTTAATTATCCCAATCCTTTTGTAAACTATACAGAGTTTTGGTTTAACCATAACAGACCTTATGAACCACTAGAAGTACAGGTTCAGATTTTTACAATTTCGGGTAAAGTTGTTAAGACGATAAATCAAATCGTGAGCACAACTGGATTTTTATCTAGAGAACTCACGTGGGATGGTCTAGATGATTTCGGACAAAAAATAGGAAAAGGCGTTTATGTGTATAAGATTACCGTTAAATCTACGTTAACGAATAAGAAGGTTGAAAAATTTGAGAAATTAGTCATCCTATAA
- the gldJ gene encoding gliding motility lipoprotein GldJ, translating into MNRNLVLKSLSFSLVAVLLSSCGGKGKDYKNSSRATGWSINDRDGGFQANTDYKEQEAAPGLVFIEGGTFTMGQVQDDVMHDWNNTPNQQHVQSFYMDETEVTNLMYLEYLDYLKKVFPPEEANYRNIYYGALPDTLVWRNRLGFNETMTENYLRHPAYARYPVVGVSWIQAVEFGTWRTNRYNEFVLEQEGYTQKGAKYNVDAESTFDTYTYLQSPSLTYGGQDDVIRGGRASAQREKANTPKANPNNPGGSPEAKDIYVQMKDGIISTTKYRLPTEAEWEYAALGLVGIREYNVYRGRKKYPWDGAYTRSGNRKTRGDQLANFKQGDGDYGGIAGWSDDNADITAEIKSYAPNDYGLYDMAGNVSEWVADVYRPIVDDEYNDFNYYRGNVYTKNAINEDGTVKVLTTADIVFDTLDNGKIIARNLPGEILQVPVNDDDTYLRTQFSESDNRNFRDGDKQSSRYYQSFSDSESTNDRMYDSPINKISAGENGLNKEYDKANDRTTLIDDEVRVYKGGSWRDREYWLDPAQRRYLPQSMATDDIGFRNAMSRVGSKATKNKTPRN; encoded by the coding sequence ATGAATAGGAATCTTGTGCTTAAATCGCTCAGCTTCAGCCTTGTTGCAGTATTACTTTCAAGCTGCGGAGGCAAAGGCAAAGACTACAAAAACAGCTCTAGAGCCACAGGCTGGAGTATTAATGACAGAGATGGCGGTTTTCAAGCCAATACAGACTATAAAGAGCAGGAAGCTGCTCCCGGTTTAGTCTTCATTGAGGGCGGTACCTTCACAATGGGTCAGGTTCAGGATGATGTGATGCACGATTGGAATAATACTCCAAATCAACAACACGTACAATCTTTCTATATGGATGAGACCGAGGTAACCAACCTTATGTATCTAGAATACCTTGATTACCTAAAAAAGGTATTCCCTCCAGAAGAAGCAAACTATCGCAATATCTACTACGGCGCTTTACCAGATACTTTAGTGTGGCGTAACCGTCTTGGTTTTAACGAGACAATGACAGAGAATTATCTGCGTCACCCTGCTTATGCCAGATATCCTGTAGTAGGAGTTAGCTGGATACAAGCTGTAGAATTCGGAACCTGGAGAACAAACCGTTATAACGAATTTGTGTTAGAACAGGAAGGCTACACTCAAAAAGGAGCCAAATACAATGTAGATGCAGAATCTACATTTGACACTTACACCTACTTACAATCGCCGAGTTTAACTTATGGGGGGCAAGATGATGTAATACGAGGAGGAAGAGCTTCTGCACAGCGTGAGAAAGCAAATACTCCAAAAGCAAACCCGAATAATCCCGGAGGAAGCCCTGAGGCTAAAGACATTTATGTACAAATGAAAGATGGTATTATTTCTACTACAAAATATCGTCTACCTACCGAAGCAGAATGGGAATATGCCGCTTTAGGACTTGTAGGAATAAGAGAATATAACGTTTACCGTGGTAGAAAAAAATATCCTTGGGATGGTGCTTACACACGTTCTGGTAATCGTAAGACACGTGGTGATCAATTAGCTAACTTTAAACAAGGAGATGGTGATTACGGCGGTATCGCAGGTTGGTCTGATGACAATGCAGATATTACTGCAGAGATTAAATCGTATGCTCCTAACGATTATGGGTTGTATGATATGGCCGGAAACGTTTCAGAATGGGTAGCTGACGTATACAGACCTATTGTAGATGATGAGTACAATGATTTTAACTACTACCGAGGTAACGTTTATACTAAAAACGCTATAAATGAAGATGGTACTGTTAAAGTACTTACAACTGCAGATATCGTTTTTGACACCCTTGATAATGGTAAAATTATTGCACGTAACCTACCTGGAGAAATTTTACAGGTTCCTGTTAACGATGACGATACCTACTTAAGAACTCAGTTTTCTGAAAGTGACAACCGTAATTTTAGAGATGGTGACAAACAATCTTCTCGATATTACCAAAGCTTCTCAGACTCAGAATCTACAAATGATAGAATGTATGATTCTCCTATTAACAAAATATCAGCAGGAGAAAATGGTTTGAATAAAGAATACGATAAAGCAAATGATCGTACTACTTTAATAGATGACGAGGTTCGTGTATATAAAGGTGGATCCTGGAGAGACAGAGAATACTGGTTAGATCCTGCACAACGCAGATACTTACCACAATCTATGGCTACAGATGATATTGGCTTTAGAAATGCCATGTCACGAGTAGGATCAAAAGCTACTAAAAATAAAACACCTAGAAACTAA
- a CDS encoding UDP-N-acetylmuramoyl-tripeptide--D-alanyl-D-alanine ligase, giving the protein MEINDIHSLFLESKGVTTDTRKIKRDTIFFALKGDNFNGNTYAVEALEQGASYAIIDDKDFASGDSRIILVADALKTLQDLAHIHRKHLDIPILALTGSNGKTTTKELINSVLSKKFKTVATQGNLNNHIGVPLTLLSMTSDTEFGIVEMGANHIGEIEQLTEIAAPDFGYITNFGKAHLEGFGGVAGVIKGKSELYTYLIGHKGTLFLNLDDPIQKSKIGQTHSYTFSQSKDSDVHFTYKTANPFASLILNNQHLKSNLIGQYNTINIAAAAAIGCYFKINTEDIINAIESYIPSNNRSQIIEREEQTIILDAYNANPSSMEAALNNFAGLEAKSKIAFLGDMFELGESAVEEHQYIADLARNLDLENIVFLGENFKKIKTKNHQFENIKDLEEKGLPAEISYLLPQATILIKGSRGMKLEGILDLLNN; this is encoded by the coding sequence ATGGAAATAAATGATATACACTCACTTTTCTTAGAAAGTAAAGGAGTAACTACAGACACACGGAAAATAAAACGAGATACGATCTTCTTTGCCTTAAAAGGAGACAATTTTAACGGAAACACCTATGCGGTAGAAGCTCTAGAACAAGGAGCATCATATGCGATTATTGACGATAAGGATTTTGCATCAGGTGATAGCCGAATAATTCTAGTAGCAGATGCACTTAAAACACTTCAGGATCTTGCACACATACATAGAAAGCACTTAGACATTCCTATATTAGCATTAACTGGCAGTAATGGCAAAACCACTACAAAAGAATTAATTAACTCCGTTCTTTCTAAAAAATTTAAAACAGTTGCTACTCAGGGCAATTTAAACAACCATATAGGAGTGCCCTTAACCCTGCTATCTATGACTTCAGATACTGAGTTTGGGATAGTAGAAATGGGTGCAAATCACATAGGTGAAATTGAACAACTAACAGAAATTGCAGCTCCAGATTTTGGTTATATAACAAACTTTGGCAAAGCTCATCTAGAAGGTTTTGGCGGCGTTGCAGGTGTTATTAAAGGTAAAAGTGAACTTTACACTTACCTTATAGGACATAAAGGAACTTTATTTTTAAATCTCGATGACCCCATTCAAAAGAGTAAAATAGGCCAAACACATAGCTACACATTTAGTCAATCTAAAGATTCTGATGTTCATTTTACGTATAAAACAGCAAACCCATTTGCATCCTTAATTTTAAATAATCAACATCTCAAAAGCAATTTGATAGGTCAGTACAACACAATAAATATTGCGGCGGCTGCTGCAATAGGCTGCTACTTTAAAATAAATACCGAAGATATTATAAATGCTATTGAATCTTATATTCCCTCTAATAACAGATCTCAGATCATTGAGCGGGAAGAACAAACAATAATTCTTGATGCCTACAATGCAAATCCTTCAAGTATGGAAGCTGCATTAAACAATTTTGCCGGTTTAGAAGCAAAATCTAAAATTGCATTTTTAGGAGATATGTTTGAACTGGGAGAAAGCGCAGTAGAAGAACACCAATATATTGCTGATTTAGCACGTAATTTAGATCTGGAAAATATTGTTTTTCTTGGTGAAAATTTTAAAAAAATAAAAACTAAAAACCACCAATTTGAAAATATAAAGGATCTTGAAGAAAAAGGACTTCCTGCTGAAATTTCCTATTTGCTTCCGCAGGCGACTATTTTAATTAAAGGTTCAAGAGGGATGAAGCTAGAAGGTATCTTAGATCTTTTAAATAATTAA
- a CDS encoding sugar phosphate isomerase/epimerase family protein, which produces MKIQPFQFKNVKLVGLALASVLLFSCGDQKKKDSSDEVEVVSQDSIETAQFGGLALYTLRDAMTENAETTLQTVAGDGYAYIEAAGYEEGKFYTMTPQDFKSFCEGINLKPVSTHQGSVTLENAEQMIADVKAAGFQYFVIPVPPMGRFTFDQETMTMGMTGTVEELTKILNTLGEQCNAAGLQLLYHNHDFEFKKNENGIVPIDYLLENTNSEYVNFQMDLYWVTKAGADPVAYFEKYPGRFKLWHVKDMDDEGKFAPVGEGKIDFKRILAEKEKSGMQYYFVEQDQTFNHTPLEAIKISHQGLETIGFQ; this is translated from the coding sequence ATGAAAATACAACCTTTTCAATTTAAAAATGTAAAACTTGTAGGACTTGCTCTAGCTTCCGTTTTGTTATTTTCTTGCGGTGATCAAAAGAAAAAAGACAGCAGCGATGAAGTTGAAGTAGTAAGCCAGGATTCAATTGAAACAGCGCAATTTGGTGGTTTAGCACTTTATACATTGCGTGATGCAATGACAGAAAATGCAGAAACAACCTTACAAACAGTCGCAGGAGACGGTTATGCATATATTGAAGCAGCCGGCTATGAAGAGGGAAAATTTTACACTATGACTCCGCAGGATTTTAAATCATTTTGTGAGGGTATTAATTTAAAACCCGTAAGTACACATCAGGGTTCTGTAACTTTAGAAAATGCAGAACAGATGATTGCAGATGTAAAAGCAGCAGGTTTTCAATATTTTGTTATTCCTGTACCTCCTATGGGTAGGTTTACTTTTGATCAGGAAACAATGACAATGGGTATGACAGGTACTGTTGAGGAGCTCACAAAAATTCTAAATACTCTCGGGGAGCAGTGTAATGCTGCCGGGTTACAATTGCTATATCACAATCATGATTTTGAATTCAAAAAAAATGAGAATGGAATAGTACCTATTGATTACTTGCTTGAAAACACTAACTCTGAATATGTTAACTTTCAAATGGACCTGTATTGGGTGACTAAGGCAGGTGCAGATCCTGTCGCTTATTTTGAAAAGTATCCTGGCAGATTTAAATTATGGCATGTGAAGGATATGGATGACGAAGGAAAATTTGCTCCTGTAGGAGAAGGTAAAATTGACTTTAAACGTATTCTTGCTGAAAAAGAAAAGTCTGGGATGCAATATTACTTTGTAGAACAAGATCAAACTTTTAACCACACACCTCTAGAAGCTATTAAGATTAGCCATCAAGGCCTAGAGACTATAGGATTTCAATAA
- a CDS encoding response regulator transcription factor — MKYLIAEDEFDLQKSIANYLSREANICETASDFIEASEKLDLYEYDIIILDINLISGSGLDLLKTLKAHNKKSGVIIISANNSLENKLEGLDLGADDYITKPFHLAELNSRIKAVLRRGKFGGDDFIRFEEIRLDTQARTAYVDNRPISLTRKEYDLLLFFITNQDRVLSKAIIAEHLWGDDSDMLDNFDFIYVHINNLRKKLTSKTAKYIQTAYGSGYKFTAN, encoded by the coding sequence ATGAAATATCTAATCGCCGAAGACGAATTTGATTTGCAAAAATCAATTGCAAACTATTTAAGCCGAGAAGCTAATATCTGCGAGACAGCTTCAGACTTTATTGAAGCTTCAGAAAAGTTAGATCTTTATGAGTATGACATAATTATACTTGACATAAATTTAATTTCAGGAAGCGGGTTAGATCTGCTTAAAACACTAAAAGCGCACAACAAAAAATCTGGTGTTATTATAATTTCGGCAAATAACTCTTTAGAAAATAAGCTGGAAGGTCTAGATCTGGGAGCAGATGATTACATTACAAAACCCTTTCACCTAGCTGAACTTAATTCGCGAATTAAAGCTGTTTTAAGACGCGGAAAGTTTGGAGGCGATGACTTTATTAGATTTGAAGAAATTCGATTAGATACACAAGCTAGAACTGCTTACGTTGATAATAGACCTATCTCACTTACCCGTAAAGAATATGACCTCTTACTCTTTTTTATTACCAATCAAGATCGCGTTTTATCTAAAGCAATTATTGCAGAACACTTATGGGGAGATGATAGTGATATGCTAGATAATTTTGATTTTATCTACGTGCATATTAACAACCTTAGAAAAAAGCTAACTTCAAAAACTGCAAAATATATACAAACAGCGTATGGGTCAGGTTATAAATTCACAGCAAACTAA
- a CDS encoding sensor histidine kinase, giving the protein MNKPKKHLLQKASKAFLINGLIIMLIAAVALYFYTKSLLENEIEEELYSNKDRVERLLVTNPKLYAIPPIIVVEKSDDVLPALLKDTLIYDPLQDEVELFRQLSGTKKVNGMTYKITVRAMVIESENILYAIVFIFLTLIFIAFVFIFYLNKSRNAKLWKPFFVNLDNVKAFSIKSENPLKLEESDIIEFDELNQELTHLTSKVQIDYRNLKQFTEDVSHEMQTPLAIMQAKIETMFNDNTLNDSQYEQLSSLQSDIRRLKLLNKRLILLAKIENEQFTSEEIFVLNDLIEEILNNFKELTPSRFTIESNFPLKIKMDKYLAQILCTNLISNAVKYNQRDASILINYTKNTFKISNTGDSALKQPEYVFDRFYKESSKKDSSGLGLSIVKKICDRYGFKPSYSFQENLENSTNQGYHQFEVTFIPST; this is encoded by the coding sequence GTGAACAAACCTAAAAAACATCTTCTTCAAAAAGCATCTAAAGCCTTTTTAATAAATGGTCTTATAATTATGCTTATTGCTGCTGTGGCACTTTATTTTTATACTAAGTCACTTCTGGAAAATGAGATTGAAGAAGAGTTGTATTCTAATAAAGATCGCGTAGAACGCCTATTAGTTACAAACCCAAAGTTATACGCTATTCCACCAATAATTGTGGTAGAAAAATCAGATGATGTGCTTCCTGCTTTACTAAAAGACACACTCATCTATGATCCTTTACAAGACGAAGTAGAGCTTTTTAGACAATTATCTGGAACCAAAAAGGTAAACGGAATGACCTATAAAATAACTGTAAGAGCTATGGTTATTGAGTCTGAAAACATTTTATATGCAATAGTTTTTATATTCTTAACCCTCATATTTATTGCTTTTGTCTTTATTTTCTATCTGAATAAATCAAGAAATGCAAAACTCTGGAAACCCTTTTTTGTAAATCTAGATAACGTCAAAGCATTCAGTATAAAATCTGAAAACCCTTTAAAACTTGAGGAATCTGATATTATAGAATTTGACGAACTTAATCAAGAGCTTACCCATTTAACATCAAAGGTTCAAATAGATTACCGAAACCTCAAGCAATTTACTGAAGATGTATCGCACGAAATGCAAACACCACTTGCGATTATGCAGGCAAAGATAGAAACCATGTTTAATGACAATACTTTAAACGATAGCCAATACGAGCAACTTTCTTCTTTGCAAAGTGACATACGCCGGTTAAAACTACTTAACAAACGGCTTATTTTATTAGCTAAGATTGAAAATGAACAATTTACTAGCGAAGAAATATTTGTATTAAATGACCTCATCGAAGAAATTCTAAATAATTTTAAAGAGCTTACCCCTTCAAGATTTACCATTGAATCAAATTTTCCTCTAAAAATAAAGATGGATAAATACCTCGCGCAAATCTTATGCACTAACTTAATATCAAATGCTGTAAAGTATAATCAAAGGGATGCTTCTATCCTAATAAATTATACTAAGAACACATTTAAAATTTCAAATACAGGTGATAGTGCATTGAAGCAACCCGAATATGTTTTTGATAGGTTTTATAAGGAAAGTTCAAAAAAAGACTCGAGCGGCTTAGGTCTTTCAATCGTTAAAAAAATATGTGATCGCTATGGTTTTAAGCCCTCTTATTCCTTTCAGGAAAATTTAGAAAATAGCACAAACCAGGGTTATCATCAATTTGAAGTTACTTTTATTCCTTCTACTTAG